A region of the Bacillus sp. NP247 genome:
AGTACAGCCATTCTTACGTAAACTCCATTTTCCATTTGTTTAAATATGCGTGAACGCTCACACTCAACAAGTTCACTAGCAATTTCCACATCACGGTTGAAAGGAGCTGGATGCATAATAATGCTTCCTTCTTTCATACGTTTTTCTCTTTCAAGCGTTAATCCGTGTTTTTCATGATACTCTTTCATAATGTCTGTTTCATAATGATCATGACGCTCATGCTGTACACGAAGTAACATCATCACATCAACTTCTGGAACAAGCTCATCTAAGTTTTTGTACGTTCCAAATGTGTTTTTTTCATCTTTCCACTCTTCTGGGCTTGCAAAATAAATCGTTGCCCCAAGTTTCGTTAATGTTTCAGCATTGGATCGTGCTACTCGGCTATGGCGAATATCTCCAACAATTGCAATCTTTAAACCTTCAAAACTTCCAAACTCTTGTTTAATTGTTAGAAGGTCGAGCAGACATTGCGTTGGATGATTTCCACATCCATCTCCAGCATTTAAGATTGGAATGTTTACTTGATCTTTTAGCTCATCGAAGTAACGATCTTGCTCGTGGCGGATGACTACCGCTTTTGTTCCGATTGATTCTAGTGTTCTTATCGTGTCGTATAACGTTTCTCCTTTTTGTACGCTAGATGAATCTGCTGAAAAGTTTAACACGTCAAGTCCTAATCTCTTCTCAGCAACTTCGAAGCTAAATCTCGTTCTCGTACTATTCTCAAAGAACAAGTTCGCAACAAAAGTTTGCTCTGTTGTTTTGCTCTCTTTTCCATTCGCGAAATCTTCTGCGTCTTTTAGGATTTCTGAAATTTCTAGTTCCGATAATTCACTCATCGTTAACAAATGGCTCATCGTCATCCCTCATCTTTCTGTTTTTTATGATAGCACTTATGGATTTTTATAACAACATTTGTATAAAAATACCCTAGTCATGTGAGACTAGGGTGCAAGGAAGAAGCCACCCTTTTCTGTCTCACAGGACTGAATTAAAAGGTTGTTTTTATGAAGCAATCTGCTTAGATTGTTTTGTTTTGTTTACTTGTTTTGTTTCTGGTAGTAGTAGATTTAATAGTACACCTACAATTGCCGCTAGTGCCATTCCTTCTACTTGGAACGATTCACCTACGTGTAGTACCGCCCCGCCAATACCGATCACTAGTATAACTGATGCAATCATTAAGTTTCGTTTGTCGCTTAAGTCTGTTTTATCGTCTACCATCATGCGTAAACCGCTTGATGCGATTACACCGAATAGTAAGATTGATACACCACCCATAACCGGTGTTGGGATCGAATGAATCAGTGCTGAAATCTTACCGATAAATCCAAACATGATTGCGAACACTGCTGAACCGATGAATAAGTATACACTGTATGCTCTCGTAATTGCTAGCACACCGATGTTTTCACCGTACGTTGTATTCGGTGGTCCACCTATTAGT
Encoded here:
- the pyrB gene encoding aspartate carbamoyltransferase produces the protein MSHLLTMSELSELEISEILKDAEDFANGKESKTTEQTFVANLFFENSTRTRFSFEVAEKRLGLDVLNFSADSSSVQKGETLYDTIRTLESIGTKAVVIRHEQDRYFDELKDQVNIPILNAGDGCGNHPTQCLLDLLTIKQEFGSFEGLKIAIVGDIRHSRVARSNAETLTKLGATIYFASPEEWKDEKNTFGTYKNLDELVPEVDVMMLLRVQHERHDHYETDIMKEYHEKHGLTLEREKRMKEGSIIMHPAPFNRDVEIASELVECERSRIFKQMENGVYVRMAVLKRALPNVLGGMKHELFV